TAAAACCTGAAGAATATGAAACATCTGGTACTGCCCTCAAAAATAGAAGTGACAAACAAAATTATTTTGTGTTTGCAATTATTTgaaaatatccctgaaatattggGGCTGGGAAACATAGTATGCACTTCGGCTATAAAGATCACATGCATGCATATCAGCGGTCAAAACCAAATCAAATTACTATTTGTTGGTCCAAACAAATTCAAGGTGCTATTTGATGCATGATTGCTTGATATCTACATGATATCCAACACACGTCAAATAAGAGAGAGTCAAAACTTCGGTCTAATCAGCACAATAATTTAGTGGCAAGATGAGGTTTCGCATTACTTGCGCGTGCAACCTAAACAAGACAATTGTTGATTCTGTCATCTCACCTAGCTCGTCATTCACTTCTCCTGATCTCAGATATGGATGGGCATATGTCAGGATTGAGAAAACTCCGATCACATGATATTACGCTATATTGACAGTTCTCTTGGGCAGACATGGTACTTTGAAGTGTACCTAAAGTAGCACACAAGCATCATGCTAGATTATGATGCAAGAGTCTGCTACTGAAACTTTGGACGGATGAGATGGTTATGCAATGTAACATATCCAAGCAGAGTCAACGAAGATCAAATACATCCGCAAAAGGCTATCCTAAATTCCTAATTGAGGACACCCAAACCAGCATCATTGCTAGGCAAGAAACTGTCTGTCTTGCTCTCCGGCTTTGTTATAAAATATGTAGAGCATGATGAggcaccatgcatgcatgcattgatgGGCTCTGTTAGTTCGTAACGATCCATCTAAACAGTAGAGCAATTTGCAGTAAGTGCTCCGAACATCAAATATATAGGACATACTCTGTCCAAATCCAACATTAGTGTTGGCATAGCATCATTAGCTCCCTCCATATAAAAATGGTGAGGAAAAGGAAGCATGACACTTAAGTTGGCAGGCTTCTCAAAGCAACCATGCTGCAGCCGCCTTCAAAACCTTTCAACACTCCTTGAATTGcacgtctctccctctctctccctttctcTACGTACAAATACACACACGCATACAATCCCTATAAATACTACTAAGAAACCACGTGAAGCAAGCACCCGCTCGCAGCCTTCCATCTTCCTCTACTCTATCTACTCCAGCATATATGGGTGGATCTACTAACCTTCCTCCTGGTTTCCATTTCTTCCCCTCCGACGAAGAACTCGTCATCCATTTCCTCCGCCGCAAGGCGGCTCTCCTCCCATGCCGACCTGACATCGTCCCTACGCTGCCTCAGAATCGCTACGATCCATGGGAGCTGAATGGTATGTACATAATACTTTCTTTCACAAACCTTTGTACATATCACAAGTAATGTCTAGTCCTGATTCTGACAACTCTTTCAAGGCAAAGCACTTCAAGCAGGGAACCAGTGGTACTTCTTTAGCCAAGCAACACAGAGTAGGACCTCACGAAATGGGTGCTGGAATCCCATCGGTGCCGATGAGGCAGTAAGTAGTGGCGGTTCTCATGTCGGCCTGAAGAAGACACTCGTCTTCTCCATTGGGGAGCCCTTTCAGGCGACCAAAACCAACTGGGTTATGCATGAGTACCACTTACTTGACGGGAATGGGGGTACCAGCAGTTCAGGTAGTTCACGCAAGCGGTCTCACAAGAAGAAAGACCACCCAGACAAAGTGAGTGCTGCATACATGTTATCGCATCTAACATTTTCTTATACTCTGCATTTAGCAGTATCATATACGCATGACAAACGTGTCCAACATGCATGGATGATCATCGCAGGAATGCAGCAATTGGGTGGTGTGTCGGGTGTTCGAGTCGAGCTACGATTCGCAAGTGAGCTTCCACGAGGAGGACATGGAGCTTTCATGCTTAGACGAGGTGTTCCTATCCCTAGATGACTATGATGAAGTCAGTTTGCCGAAGAATTAGAACCTTTGCTAGCACATTTGAGAGAATGGGTTTTGTGCCTACCATGCCATCTGATCATGATGATACTCATAAGAGAAACATCTTTCTTAATGATCAAATGATCTGGTCGGTATTAAACCTAATTCACTCCATCTAGACCAGAGATGTAATTATTCTCCTCCAAGAAGGTGCATGAAACAAATTTAATATGTTTTGACTACTATGGAATATAAGTGTGTAATGGCCTAATGACCACTCTTTCAACTAGCAATTACTCAAGCATTTGATGGTTTCTCCTAAATAGCAAAGGGCATGTCCTGAATGATCATTGTATGAAGTCAACAGTGAGCGCCATGAAGTGGCTTGTGGGGGGTAGGACTTAGGAGTAGTTTTGGAGCGATGCAGGCAATGCTTGTGCATGCCGACTTCTCCTCCAACTCATTGTGTTTCTATGTGTTGTGAACAATGTTATTGTGCCCACAAAGCAAAGGCCAAATGGAGTCAGTCAGATGCTTTTAGATCACAAGGATAAAAAGAAAGAGCATGGTTGGAACTTGTGCAAGCATATTGCTATTGATGTCATCAATGAGATAAGCTCCAAAAGGTAATAATGTATATGTGTGTCCATTCCAGACAGAAAGTGTGCATGTGTGGGGAAGTGGTACCACCATGCACTGGTAAGACTTGCCAAACCAGTTACCTGAAAATCAGGTAACCACTGAAGTTTCTAAACTTGTTTAGTTATTTGCAGTGCATACTGCATAGTGCACTCGCTTTAGATCACtaatcatggatagcaactttttAGTAACTTCTTTTAGTACTAAATGGGTTGTTGACTTCTTAATCCAACCCTAGAAATGCGATGATATAATTCTGTCTGTCCTAAGAGAAGTTGGTAGTGCCTCCATCAATAGTTTTAGCATGCTTGTCGTTACTTTTCATGGCTTGCAATGCATGCTTACATCATAAaaatgtgaaacaaaaaacatggataaagaaagagaaaaactaaactaaCTATAATTATGTTAGTGGTCTTCATGTGTTATCATTTGAGTAGTTCATCTAATGACTTTCCTATTGATGCGATACTGGAAGAGGGAATGTGAAGTTCACATTCCAACATTAGCAGACAAATGGAATAAAGTAAAAATATATGTTTTAAGTAATTTATGTACATTCTTCGAAATCAGTGTTGAGTGTGGTCATGATATTACTCAGGCCAAATGCGACAAGACAACCTATTATTTACAGAAAAGATCCATTAATCTGAGCAGTAATAGGAATACATGTCTTGATATAAATGCACCGAGACAGTAACTGAAACAACGCAAGTCCGGAACTAATCATAATTGAGCAACATCTATTgagaaatactccctcctttcctacatataagtctttttagacatttcaaatggactgcaACCTACGGATGTACGTAGAcatattttaagtgtagattcactcattttactccgtatgtagtcatttgttgaaatttctagaaagacttatatttaggaacggagggagtagataacacCATACACCAAATAGTCCTCCTGGACTCCCTAAAAGGAGAAACAGATGTTGATCTGCTTTTCAAGGTCAAGCCTTTTGAGTGAAAATTTGAGATGTAAAAATCAGATAGTAGACTTCTCAATGTCAGGCCTTTTGAGTGAAAAATTTAGATGTAAACATCTGATGCTAGAACATGAAAGTCCATTGGCATTTCTAAGAAATTAAACCTGAAGTAGTTTTCCTGAAGGTCCTACTTTGTATCCTTTCCTAGTAAAAGTAACACTAAACACGCAACACAGTTAGGAGTGTCATAAATAAATTTAATCCCACTTGTAAATCTAAAAATTTTTGCTAGAGAATTTTCAAATTATTAGTAACCCTCCTACATGAAATGAATCAGCGGTTCTAAAATGAGATAGCAGCAGAAGAGTTCTTGTAGATTATATACAACAACAAATCAACAGAGCCCCCTCTGCATCAATATGTCTGGCACATAATATTTAGAAGGCCAAAAATGTTTGCTTTACTGAGTTTTAGAATGAGAATGGAATTGCTAGTTAACTATATATCATGTTCCATATGCTATTGTATTCTTAAATTActcaaaagaaatagaaaaagtcTACTACGACACTTATTTGGCGCACTAGCTATGTTTAGTAGCTTGGAGCCCCCATTGATCTCCACGTAGTTGCATTAACTTCTGTAAAAAGGTTGCATAATGTAGTGCACATCAGCACATGCTTTACCATGTAACCGTTAACCATTACCCCAGCTGAGTGCGCATATAGCTTATCATGGAAGCCATTTCCTTAAACGAGCAAAGCACTCATGGAAAAGGTTGCTAGCAAAGCCATTTCAAACGGAGATTAGGCGGGCCAGAAACCAAACATGTAGATAATACATTACCTACTACAAGGCACAAAGCAATCGAGAACTTTACAGATCTCTGTTACTTTCAACAAGTACTTGTTGTGTCCCTCAGGTGATGACACGAAGTTACGCATCAACAACTAGGTGAAACTTCCTATGGGGTCCAATGGCATGCGTGTGCTTCTCTTCTGCTGGACACCAATTATTGTCATGATAGAGATGAACTCGTCGATAAGTGTGGC
This region of Triticum aestivum cultivar Chinese Spring chromosome 2D, IWGSC CS RefSeq v2.1, whole genome shotgun sequence genomic DNA includes:
- the LOC123053362 gene encoding NAC domain-containing protein 104 isoform X2; this translates as MGGSTNLPPGFHFFPSDEELVIHFLRRKAALLPCRPDIVPTLPQNRYDPWELNALQAGNQWYFFSQATQSRTSRNGCWNPIGADEAVSSGGSHVGLKKTLVFSIGEPFQATKTNWVMHEYHLLDGNGGTSSSGSSRKRSHKKKDHPDKECSNWVVCRVFESSYDSQVSFHEEDMELSCLDEVFLSLDDYDEVSLPKN
- the LOC123053362 gene encoding NAC domain-containing protein 104 isoform X1, with protein sequence MGGSTNLPPGFHFFPSDEELVIHFLRRKAALLPCRPDIVPTLPQNRYDPWELNGKALQAGNQWYFFSQATQSRTSRNGCWNPIGADEAVSSGGSHVGLKKTLVFSIGEPFQATKTNWVMHEYHLLDGNGGTSSSGSSRKRSHKKKDHPDKECSNWVVCRVFESSYDSQVSFHEEDMELSCLDEVFLSLDDYDEVSLPKN